The Chryseobacterium sp. 52 genome includes a region encoding these proteins:
- a CDS encoding uroporphyrinogen decarboxylase, with the protein MNPEITTYIGYSASIFIVLSFILKDVRKIRIVNMIGCFCFVIYGIFNGMLWPVIIPNGLICFIQIYYLIFGSKKE; encoded by the coding sequence ATGAATCCTGAAATTACTACTTATATCGGATATTCTGCATCAATTTTCATAGTGCTGAGCTTTATACTGAAAGATGTAAGAAAAATTAGGATAGTCAATATGATAGGCTGTTTCTGCTTTGTCATTTATGGTATCTTTAATGGAATGTTGTGGCCGGTCATTATTCCAAACGGTCTGATTTGCTTTATTCAGATCTATTATTTAATATTTGGCAGTAAAAAAGAATGA
- a CDS encoding ATP-dependent Clp protease ATP-binding subunit has product MDYKFSQGLSQVFKQSKSEAKRLKSEFLNTEHLLLGIIKTENSAKEILQNLNADLTQIRRKIETLNTASLNPISEEVTNISFTKMADHAIKRAELECRQYKSNEINTVHLLLGILYKYEDPTSNILGAYDIDYEGVSREYQTMLKNSGQAPQMSAYDDDDDREEFEQMRKPSGNLGSAKSKTPTLDNFGRDLTSLARDGKLDPVIGREKEIERVSQILSRRKKNNPLLIGEPGVGKSAIAEGLALRIQQKKVSRVLYGKRVITLDLASLVAGTKYRGQFEERMKAIMTELEKNRDVILFIDELHTIVGAGSSTGSLDASNMFKPALARGEIQCIGATTLDEYRQYIEKDGALERRFQKVMVEPTNIEETIQILNQIKDKYEEHHNVVYTPEAILACVNLTSRYITDRFLPDKAIDAMDEAGSRVYIKNMKVPTEIIDFEKKIEDIKEMKQKAVKAQDYLEARKLKDEEERLQMELNAAQDKWDKDVKEKKEVVSEESVAEVVSMMSGVPVTKVGKNELDKLAQMDDKLNGKVIGQEDAVKKVVKAIQRNRAGLKDPNRPIGTFIFLGTTGVGKTELAKVMARELFESDESLIRIDMSEYMEKFAVSRLVGAPPGYVGYEEGGQLTEAVRRKPYAVVLLDEIEKAHPDVFNILLQILDEGHVTDSLGRKIDFRNTIIILTSNIGTRDLKDFGDGVGFGTSAKKTSSDTRARSTIENALKKAFAPEFLNRIDDIVIFNSLVQDDIKKIIDIELNKLYGRLEKLGYKVELTDEAKDFISEKGWDKDFGARPLKRAIQKYIEDLLAEMLVNKQLSEGETVILDLNDAKDALIGKAPKAKKTTEKSSQS; this is encoded by the coding sequence ATGGATTATAAGTTTTCACAAGGTTTGAGCCAGGTGTTCAAACAAAGCAAGAGCGAAGCTAAAAGGCTGAAAAGTGAATTTCTTAATACAGAACACCTACTTTTAGGTATTATAAAAACGGAAAACTCTGCTAAAGAAATCCTTCAAAACCTTAATGCGGATTTAACACAAATCAGAAGAAAAATTGAAACTTTAAATACAGCAAGTCTTAATCCTATTTCTGAGGAGGTTACTAATATTTCTTTCACGAAGATGGCAGATCATGCGATCAAACGTGCAGAGCTGGAATGCAGACAATATAAAAGCAATGAAATTAATACCGTTCACCTGCTTTTAGGCATTCTTTATAAATATGAGGATCCTACTTCAAATATTCTAGGGGCTTACGACATCGATTATGAAGGAGTTTCAAGAGAGTACCAGACTATGCTCAAAAATTCCGGGCAGGCACCACAGATGAGTGCTTATGATGATGATGACGACAGAGAGGAATTTGAGCAGATGAGAAAGCCTTCAGGAAATTTAGGCTCTGCAAAAAGTAAAACGCCTACATTGGATAACTTTGGTAGAGACTTAACTTCTTTGGCGAGAGACGGAAAATTAGATCCTGTGATCGGCCGTGAGAAAGAAATTGAGCGAGTGTCTCAGATCTTATCACGAAGAAAGAAAAACAACCCTCTTCTTATCGGAGAACCGGGAGTTGGTAAATCTGCTATTGCGGAAGGACTGGCTTTAAGAATTCAGCAGAAGAAGGTTTCAAGAGTTCTTTACGGAAAACGTGTTATTACTTTGGATCTGGCAAGTTTAGTAGCCGGAACAAAATACCGTGGCCAGTTTGAAGAAAGAATGAAAGCGATCATGACGGAGCTGGAAAAGAACAGAGATGTCATCCTGTTCATCGATGAACTTCACACCATTGTTGGTGCAGGAAGCTCTACGGGAAGTCTGGATGCATCCAATATGTTCAAACCTGCTTTGGCAAGAGGTGAAATTCAATGCATCGGGGCAACGACTCTGGATGAGTACCGTCAGTATATTGAAAAAGACGGCGCTTTAGAAAGAAGATTCCAGAAAGTAATGGTAGAACCTACCAATATTGAGGAAACTATTCAGATTCTGAATCAGATTAAAGATAAATATGAGGAACATCATAATGTCGTGTATACTCCGGAAGCAATTCTGGCGTGTGTCAATTTGACATCAAGATACATTACAGACCGTTTCTTACCGGACAAAGCGATTGATGCTATGGATGAAGCGGGTTCACGTGTTTATATTAAAAACATGAAGGTTCCTACTGAAATCATTGATTTTGAAAAGAAAATCGAGGATATCAAAGAAATGAAGCAGAAAGCTGTAAAAGCTCAGGATTACCTTGAAGCCAGAAAGCTTAAAGATGAAGAGGAACGTCTTCAGATGGAATTAAATGCGGCTCAGGATAAGTGGGACAAAGATGTAAAAGAGAAAAAAGAAGTAGTTTCTGAAGAAAGCGTAGCTGAAGTAGTCTCTATGATGAGTGGTGTTCCGGTAACGAAAGTCGGTAAAAATGAGCTTGATAAATTAGCTCAGATGGACGATAAATTGAACGGAAAAGTAATCGGTCAGGAAGATGCTGTGAAGAAAGTGGTTAAGGCAATTCAGAGAAACAGAGCAGGTCTTAAAGATCCGAACCGTCCTATCGGTACTTTTATTTTCCTAGGTACCACCGGGGTTGGTAAAACGGAGCTGGCTAAAGTGATGGCAAGAGAACTTTTCGAATCTGATGAATCTCTGATCCGGATTGACATGAGTGAATACATGGAAAAATTTGCCGTTTCAAGATTGGTTGGTGCGCCTCCGGGATACGTTGGATACGAGGAAGGCGGACAATTAACTGAAGCTGTGAGAAGAAAACCTTATGCTGTGGTTCTTCTGGATGAGATTGAAAAAGCTCACCCTGATGTATTCAATATTCTGTTACAGATCCTGGATGAAGGCCACGTTACGGATAGCTTAGGAAGAAAAATTGATTTTAGAAATACAATCATTATCCTTACTTCAAACATCGGAACAAGAGATCTTAAAGATTTCGGAGACGGTGTAGGATTCGGGACTTCAGCTAAAAAGACAAGTTCAGATACCAGAGCAAGAAGCACGATTGAAAATGCTCTTAAAAAAGCATTTGCTCCTGAATTCTTAAACAGAATTGATGACATTGTGATCTTCAACTCTCTTGTACAGGATGATATCAAGAAAATTATCGATATCGAACTGAACAAACTGTATGGCAGATTAGAGAAACTCGGGTATAAAGTTGAATTAACTGACGAAGCGAAAGACTTTATTTCTGAAAAAGGATGGGATAAAGATTTTGGAGCAAGACCATTAAAACGTGCAATCCAGAAATATATTGAAGACTTATTGGCAGAAATGCTGGTAAACAAACAATTATCAGAAGGAGAAACGGTGATCTTAGATCTTAATGATGCTAAAGACGCATTGATTGGAAAAGCCCCAAAAGCAAAAAAGACGACTGAAAAGTCTTCTCAATCGTAA
- the mnmA gene encoding tRNA 2-thiouridine(34) synthase MnmA, with protein MKVVVGLSGGVDSSVTAYLLQQQGHEVVALFMRNWNDASVTLEDECPWIEDSNDALMVAQKLGIPFQVIDMSDLYKERIVDYMFEEYQKGRTPNPDVLCNREVKFDVFMKTAMSLGADKVATGHYAQVNSTFDENGKEIFHLLAGKDNNKDQSYFLCQLSQDQLSKALFPIGELTKPQVREIAKEIGLVTADKKDSQGLCFIGKVSLPQFLQQQLVPKEGEIVEIFKDSPLFSVESPDFSSKEEELEFLARKINYKKSDGKVIGKHQGAQFFTIGQSKGLGIGGHKESCFILSRDMENNIIFVGEGHSSPGLHKKALKIDNTEVHWVREDMKLENGGSMEVMARFRYRQALQKAVLYQFENALYIEFDEPQSAIAEGQFAAWYIDEELIGSGVIS; from the coding sequence ATGAAAGTAGTAGTAGGATTATCCGGAGGTGTAGACTCCAGTGTTACGGCATATTTGCTGCAACAGCAAGGCCATGAAGTGGTGGCTTTGTTTATGAGAAACTGGAATGATGCTTCGGTAACATTAGAAGATGAATGTCCCTGGATTGAGGACAGCAATGATGCCCTGATGGTCGCCCAGAAATTGGGAATTCCTTTCCAGGTAATTGATATGAGCGATCTTTATAAAGAGCGCATCGTAGATTATATGTTTGAGGAATATCAAAAAGGAAGAACTCCGAACCCGGATGTTCTTTGTAACAGAGAAGTAAAATTTGATGTTTTCATGAAGACTGCGATGTCTTTAGGTGCTGATAAAGTGGCTACAGGACATTATGCGCAGGTAAATTCAACTTTTGACGAAAACGGAAAAGAAATCTTCCATCTTTTAGCTGGAAAAGATAACAATAAAGACCAGTCTTATTTCCTATGTCAGCTGAGCCAGGATCAACTGTCAAAAGCATTGTTCCCTATCGGAGAACTGACTAAACCGCAGGTAAGGGAAATTGCTAAAGAAATCGGGCTTGTAACTGCCGACAAAAAAGATTCTCAGGGATTGTGTTTTATTGGAAAAGTAAGCCTTCCTCAGTTTTTACAGCAGCAGCTTGTTCCGAAGGAAGGTGAAATTGTAGAAATTTTCAAAGATTCTCCCTTATTTTCTGTTGAAAGTCCTGACTTTTCATCGAAAGAAGAAGAACTGGAATTTTTAGCCCGGAAAATCAATTATAAAAAATCTGACGGAAAAGTAATCGGAAAGCATCAGGGTGCCCAGTTTTTTACGATCGGACAAAGCAAAGGACTTGGTATAGGAGGACACAAAGAGAGCTGTTTTATCCTGTCCAGAGACATGGAAAACAATATTATTTTTGTGGGTGAAGGACACAGTTCTCCCGGACTGCATAAAAAAGCATTAAAAATTGACAATACTGAAGTGCATTGGGTGCGTGAGGATATGAAACTGGAAAATGGTGGATCGATGGAAGTAATGGCGAGATTCAGATACAGACAGGCATTACAGAAAGCAGTTCTTTATCAGTTTGAGAATGCATTGTATATTGAATTTGATGAGCCGCAATCGGCAATAGCAGAAGGTCAGTTTGCAGCCTGGTATATTGATGAGGAACTGATTGGAAGCGGGGTGATCTCATAA
- a CDS encoding glycine-rich domain-containing protein: METTILLQDDILWSRIQSFSLDASDADFPFSKKLAKEEHWTLDFAQKAIQEYKKFVYLCCILPNGASPSETVDKVWHMHLIYTQNYWDEFCPNILKRKLHHHPSKGGFNEKTKHRDWFSDTLKSYHEVFKQEAPKDIWFEKGKTGTRTIWLKRLRIIPLFVALFMLSSCLGEVLGTLASVALPVIGIFVFLQGIFSFFRFISFFRGDEGNIIIKKKDDGSLGGSSNGSSSGFSSDGGSSSCSSDGGGSGCSSGCGGGCGGCGGGCGS; encoded by the coding sequence ATGGAAACAACAATCTTATTACAAGATGACATTCTATGGAGCCGGATTCAGAGTTTTTCACTGGATGCTTCAGACGCTGATTTTCCTTTTTCAAAAAAGCTGGCCAAAGAAGAACACTGGACTTTGGACTTTGCTCAAAAAGCCATTCAGGAGTATAAAAAATTTGTTTATCTCTGCTGTATTCTTCCCAATGGAGCTTCTCCAAGCGAAACAGTAGATAAAGTATGGCATATGCACCTGATCTACACCCAAAATTACTGGGATGAGTTTTGTCCCAATATCTTAAAAAGAAAACTTCATCATCATCCATCAAAAGGAGGTTTTAATGAGAAAACTAAACACAGAGACTGGTTTTCAGATACGTTGAAAAGCTATCATGAAGTTTTTAAACAGGAAGCTCCTAAAGATATCTGGTTTGAAAAAGGAAAAACCGGGACCAGGACAATCTGGCTGAAAAGGCTTAGAATTATTCCCTTATTTGTCGCTCTTTTTATGCTTTCATCCTGTCTGGGTGAAGTTCTCGGAACTTTAGCATCAGTCGCTTTACCAGTCATTGGGATCTTTGTTTTCCTCCAGGGGATCTTTTCTTTCTTCCGCTTTATTTCTTTCTTCCGGGGTGACGAAGGGAATATCATTATCAAAAAGAAGGATGATGGCAGCCTAGGAGGAAGCAGCAATGGGAGCAGTTCCGGCTTTAGCAGTGATGGTGGCAGTTCCAGCTGCAGCAGCGATGGAGGCGGAAGTGGATGCAGCAGTGGCTGTGGAGGAGGTTGTGGCGGTTGCGGAGGAGGATGTGGGAGTTAA
- a CDS encoding LytR/AlgR family response regulator transcription factor: MIKTVIIEDEKPASRKLERMLSNFPEIEVVTKIESVEEGVAWFSENEHPQLIFSDIVLGDGLSFDIFEKVPTKGFIIYTTAFDQYTLKAFKLNSIDYLLKPILEEDLSGAVEKFKSFIPANNTTGSEDIKQLIRKEKSTLSRVLVKIGYNLKIVQTQEISCFFSENKIVYLQTEERVYPSDFTLDELEDILEEKKFFRVNRQFIINSDYIKNIHTSPNYKVDMEFQPQEDITVSRDRVKDFKEWLVG; encoded by the coding sequence ATGATCAAAACTGTCATCATCGAAGACGAGAAGCCTGCTTCAAGGAAACTGGAAAGAATGCTGAGTAATTTCCCTGAAATAGAAGTCGTTACCAAAATAGAATCGGTGGAAGAAGGAGTGGCCTGGTTTTCTGAAAATGAGCACCCGCAGCTGATCTTTTCTGATATTGTTCTTGGAGACGGCCTGTCTTTCGATATTTTTGAGAAAGTGCCTACAAAAGGCTTTATCATCTACACAACAGCTTTTGATCAGTATACCTTGAAAGCATTTAAGCTGAACAGCATCGATTATCTTTTAAAACCTATTCTGGAAGAAGATCTTTCGGGAGCTGTGGAGAAATTTAAATCATTTATCCCGGCTAACAATACAACGGGCTCTGAGGACATTAAACAGCTGATCAGAAAAGAGAAATCTACGCTGTCCAGAGTGTTGGTGAAGATCGGATATAACCTGAAAATTGTTCAGACTCAGGAAATAAGCTGCTTTTTCAGTGAAAATAAAATCGTCTATCTTCAAACGGAAGAACGGGTGTATCCTTCAGATTTTACTCTGGATGAGCTGGAAGATATTCTTGAAGAAAAGAAGTTTTTCCGTGTCAACAGACAGTTTATCATCAATTCGGATTATATAAAAAACATTCATACTTCGCCAAATTATAAGGTCGATATGGAATTTCAGCCGCAGGAAGACATCACTGTAAGCCGTGACCGGGTGAAAGATTTTAAAGAATGGCTGGTGGGATAA
- a CDS encoding 2TM domain-containing protein, which yields MDYNTAQERVGQLKKFYKNLMWFGIVAGIIFFKDVFKNGHINLSLFNGSVILVIWGIILTVKAVKLFLLDAEWENNIIEKEMRKGKKNIDF from the coding sequence ATGGATTATAATACTGCACAGGAAAGAGTCGGTCAGCTGAAAAAATTCTATAAGAACCTTATGTGGTTCGGAATCGTGGCCGGAATTATATTTTTTAAAGATGTTTTTAAAAACGGCCATATTAATCTCTCTCTATTCAACGGATCCGTTATCTTAGTGATATGGGGTATTATTTTAACCGTTAAAGCGGTGAAACTATTCCTTTTGGATGCAGAATGGGAAAATAACATTATAGAAAAGGAAATGAGAAAAGGTAAAAAGAACATAGATTTTTAA
- a CDS encoding 2TM domain-containing protein produces the protein METKGYTNENLAYKKAAKRVKELKGFYGNLTSYCLVIPFLAVLNLITSPDHLWFYWPMLGWGVGIVAHALNVFGIGKEWEERKIRELMDQDRKNTKTL, from the coding sequence ATGGAAACAAAAGGCTATACTAATGAAAATCTTGCTTACAAAAAAGCGGCAAAAAGAGTAAAAGAACTGAAAGGCTTCTACGGAAACCTTACTTCTTACTGTCTGGTTATTCCTTTTCTGGCGGTATTAAACCTTATTACCTCTCCTGATCATTTATGGTTTTACTGGCCTATGCTAGGCTGGGGAGTAGGAATTGTTGCCCATGCTCTTAATGTTTTCGGAATTGGAAAAGAATGGGAAGAAAGAAAAATAAGAGAACTGATGGATCAGGACAGAAAAAATACAAAAACACTATAA
- a CDS encoding methyltransferase family protein — MNAFETLFFISMVAWFLTEILYKNMLKSGKEDKKDKDKSTLNILWMAIPFSIAASVMTSSMTRFPITDGIWILYLGEAFILIGIIFRFIIIRSLGKYFTVDVTIKEDHKIKKEGFYRYLRHPSYAFSLLTSLGLGLYLNNWISLIFAFLPPFLAFTYRIKIEERALVEKFGEEYIQYRNSTKKLIPFIY; from the coding sequence ATGAACGCTTTTGAAACCTTATTTTTCATTTCAATGGTTGCATGGTTTTTGACTGAAATTCTGTACAAGAATATGCTGAAATCCGGCAAAGAAGACAAGAAAGATAAAGATAAGTCTACGTTGAATATCTTATGGATGGCGATTCCGTTTTCCATTGCTGCTTCGGTAATGACTTCTTCTATGACCAGATTTCCTATCACTGATGGAATATGGATCTTATACCTGGGCGAAGCGTTTATTCTGATAGGAATTATTTTCAGATTTATAATCATCAGATCTTTAGGAAAATATTTTACTGTTGATGTGACCATAAAGGAGGATCACAAAATCAAGAAAGAAGGATTTTACAGATACCTGAGACATCCCTCTTATGCATTTTCCCTGCTGACTTCTTTAGGACTTGGTCTTTATCTTAATAACTGGATTTCTTTGATTTTTGCTTTTTTGCCTCCATTTTTGGCGTTTACTTACCGAATTAAAATCGAAGAAAGAGCCCTTGTAGAAAAGTTTGGAGAAGAGTATATCCAATACAGAAACTCTACAAAAAAATTGATTCCATTTATCTACTGA